CATGGCGCCCTGGATTCCCTGGTCGACGGCCGGAATAAATTCCTTCGGGATGGCGCCGCCCACAACGGCATTGACGAATTCATAGCCCTTTTCGGGGTTGGGCTCGATCCTGATCTTAACGTGGCCGTACTGGCCTTTACCGCCGGACTGCCTGACATACTTGGTGTCGGACGAAGCCTCTTTCAGGATGGTCTCTTTATAGGCGACCTGCGGCTTGCCGACGTTCGCCTCCACCTTGAATTCCCTCATCAGCCTGTCGACGATGATCTCAAGGTGAAGCTCGCCCATGCCGGCGATAATGGTCTGTCCCGTTTCCTCGTCTGTGTAAGCCTTGAAAGTCGGGTCTTCCTCCGCCAGCTTGGCAAGCGCGATGCCCATCTTTTCCTGGCCGGCCTTTGTCTTCGGCTCGATTGCCACGCGGATGACGGGCTCGGGGAATTCCATGGATTCCAGCACGACGGGATGCTTTGCGTCGCAGAGCGTATCGCCGGTCGTGGTGTTTTTCAGGCCGACGGCCGCCGCGATATCCCCCGCATAAACGCTTTCGAGATCCTGGCGGTGGTTCGCGTGCATCTGAAGGATGCGGCCCATGCGCTCGTTGTCATCCTTGGTGGAATTGTAAACCGTATCCCCCGCGTTCACCGTGCCGGAATACACGCGGAAGAAACAGAGCTTTCCGACGTAGGGGTCGGTCGCGATCTTGAAGGCGAGCGCCGAAAACGGCTGGTCGTCGGAAGAATGGCGGTCTTCCTCTTCCCCCGTGTCCGGGTTCGTTCCCTTGATGTTCGGGACATCCGTCGGGGCGGGCATATAATCGACAATGGCGTCCAAAAGCTTCTGCACGCCCTTATTCCTGTAAGAAGAACCACAGGTAACCGGAACCATGCTGTTGGCAAGTGTGGATTTGCGAATACAATCTTTGATTTCCTTCTCGGTCAGCTGCTCCCCGTTCAGGTATTTTTCAAAAAGAGTGTCATCCTGCTCTGCAACATGCTCGATCAGCGCGGTGTGGTATTTCTTGGCCAGCTCTTTCATGTCATCCGGAATCTCTTCGCAGCGGATGTCCTTCCCGAGCTCGTCGTAATAGACGTAAGCCTTCATCTCCACCAGGTCGATCAGTCCCTTATAAGTGTCTTCTTTGCCGATGGGAAGCTGAATCGGCACCGCATTGCATTTCAGACGGTCTTTCATCATCTGGATCACATGGAAGAAATCAGCCCCCATGATATCCATTTTATTGACATAGGCCATGCGGGGAACATGATATTCCTCCGCCTGGCGCCAAACAGTCTCGGACTGCGGTTCAACGCCGCCCTTTGCGCAGAAAACGGTTACGGAGCCGTCGAGCACGCGAAGGGAACGCTCCACCTCGACCGTAAAGTCAACGTGGCCGGGAGTGTCAATGATGTTGATTCTGTGACCCTTCCAAAAGCAGGTGGTAGCAGCAGAGGTGATCGTGATCCCTCTTTCCTGCTCCTGCGCCATCCAGTCCATCGTTGCAGCGCCATCATGAACTTCGCCAATTTTATGGTTAATTCCTGTATAATACAGAATACGTTCCGTGGTAGTTGTTTTACCGGCATCAATGTGTGCCATAATGCCGATATTGCGGGTCATTTGTAATGATACCTGCCTTGGCATAGTGTCCTCCTTAAATCTGAATCATGTGTAAGTGTCTGCGCAGAGAGATGGAAAAGCTTCCGGTCAGCGCCGAAGGATTACCACCTGTAATGAGCAAACGCCCGGTTGGCTTCCGCCATCTTATGCGTATCTTCACGCTTTTTGGCGGCGCCTCCGGCACCATTAATCGCATCAAGGATTTCTCCGGCAAGTCTTTCTTTCATCGTCTTTTCGGATCTCAGCCTGGAATAATTCGTTACCCAGCGCAGACCCAGTGTCTGCCTTCTTTCGGGGCGTACCTCGATCGGCACCTGATAGGTCGCGCCGCCGACGCGGCGCGCCTTTACCTCTAAAGACGGCATGACGTTTTCCATTGCCTGCTCAAAAACTTCAAGCGGGTCTTTTCCCGTTTTCTCGCTGATAATATCGAATGCACCGTAGACGATCTTCTGGGAAACACCCTTCTTGCCGTCGTACATGATATTGTTGATCAAACGGGTCACAAGCTTGGAATGATAAAGCGGGTCGGGCAAAACATCACGTTTTGCAATAGAACCTCTTCTTGGCACTTTACTTCCCTCCTTCACATAAATGATATCATCGGTACTCGAAAGGACAAACTCCCGTTGGCCATAGAGACGTTCTTAAAAATCTATAAAAACGCCGCCAGATGTGCTTCTTCAGCACGCAGCCGTAAGGTTTCTGCCAGATCAGCCCTTTTTCGCAGCGCCGGGCTTCGGACGCTTCGCGCCATACTTGGAGCGCGCCTGCATACGCTTCGCAACGCCCTGGGCATCCAGAGTGCCGCGGATGATATGGTAACGCACGCCAGGCAGATCCTTGACACGGCCGCCGCGGATCATCACGACGCTGTGCTCCTGCAGATTGTGGCCGACGCCGGGGATATACGCACTGACTTCAATGCCGTTGGAAAGCCTTACCCTCGCGATTTTTCTCAGCGCCGAGTTCGGCTTTTTGGGCGTAGCCGTCTTCACAGAAGTGCAGACGCCGCGCTTTTGGGGGGAATCCTGATCGATCGAAAGCCTTTTCTTGGAATTCCATCCCTTCAGAAGCGCAGGAGCCTTTGCTTTTCTTTCGCTGACTTCTCTGCCTGTATGGACCAACTGATTAAATGTGGGCATATGACACCTCCTCTCTGAAAGATGATATGTTAAACGGGCATATTCTGCCCCTTTTAACCCGGAATAAACAATCTTGCGAAAATCATACAATAATGCAGGGGAAGCCTGCTCCAAAAGGAGTCTTCTGGAGCAGAAAAATCCCGATTTTATTGTAAATCATCACAATTAATAATTTTATCATGATGCGGTATCGTTTGTCAAGCCCGAATCCGCGGGCTCTATCTCGATATCGCGGTAGCATTTCATGCCGGTGCCGGCGGGGATCAGCTTGCCGATGCAGACGTTCTCTTTCAGGCCGAGCAGCGGGTCCACCTTGCCCTTGATGGCGGCGTCGGTCAGAACACGCGTGGTCTCCTGGAACGACGCGGCGGAGAGGAACGAATCCGTCGCAAGGGAGGCCTTGGTGATGCCGAGCAGCACAGGGGTGCAGGTCGCTTCCTTCAGGTCGGTCTCGCCGTTTGCGATGCGGTCGCGGATCTGCTGGTTTTCGGCCTCGAACTCCGTCTTTTCGACCAGCGAGCTGGGCAGCATGGTGGTGTCCCCGGACTCTTCCACGCGCACCTTCTTCATCATCTGGCGCACGATGACCTCGATATGCTTGTCGTTGATATCGACGCCCTGCATCCGGTAGACGCGCTGCACTTCCTGGATCAGATAATCCTGAACCGCCTGCGGGCCGCTGATCGCCAGAATGTCGTGCGGGTTGACGGAGCCCTCGGTGAGCCTGTCGCCGGCCTTGATCTGCTGGCCCTTCTTGACGCTGACGCGAGAGCCGTACGGGATCAGATAAGACTTCTGGTCGCCGGTTTCCTGATTGGTGATCACCACGTGCCTGTTCTTTTTGACTTCCTCGAACGAGACCTCGCCGGCGATTTCGCTGATGATGGCGAGGTGCTTCGGCTTGCGCCCTTCGAACAGCTCTTCGACGCGCGGCAGGCCCTGCGTGATATCCTCCGCGCTGGCGACACCGCCGGTGTGGAAGGTTCTCATGGTCAGCTGGGTGCCCGGCTCGCCGATGGACTGGGCGGCGATGATGCCGACCGATTCTCCCACGGTAACGGGGCCGCCGGTCGCCAGGTTCGCGCCGTAGCACTTTTTGCAGATGCCGTGCTTTGCGCGGCAGTTCAGAATGGAGCGGATCTTGATGTGCGTGACGCCCTTGGAAACGATCAGGTTGGCGTCGCTCTCGTCGATCAGCTTATCTTTGGAAACAAGGACTTTCCCGGTTTCCGGATCCACGAAGTCCTCCAGCAGATAGCGGCCCTGCAGGCGCTCCGACAAAGGCTCGATCGACTCCTTGCCCTCCTGGATGTCGAAGATCTCCAGGCCCTCGGTGGCGCCGCAGTCATCCTCGCGCACGATGACTTCCTGCGAAACATCGACCAGGCGGCGGGTCAGATAGCCGGAGTCCGCCGTTCTCAGGGCAGTGTCGGCCAAGCCCTTCCTGGCACCGCGGGACGAAATGAAGTATTCCAGAACATTCAGGCCCTCGCGGTAGTTGGCCTTGATCGGGATTTCAATCGTACGGCCGGAGGTGTTCGCGATCAGCCCGCGCATGCCGGCGAGCTGGCGGATCTGGCTCATGGAGCCGCGGGCCCCGGAATCCGCCATCATGAAGATCGGGTTGTAGCGGTCCAGCCCGTTCTGCAGCGCCGCGGTGACGTCGTTCGTGGCCTTTTCCCACGTCTTCAGCACGGCGTTGTAGCGTTCCGAATCGGAAAGCAGGCCGTTTTTGAACTCGTCGGTGACAAGGTCGATCTTCTTGTCGGCGGCGGCGATGATTTCCTTTTTCTGCGGCGGGATGGTGGCGTCGCTCACGGCGACGGTGATGCCGCTTTTCGTGGAGTATTTATAGCCCTGCGATTTGATCTGGTCCAGCACCTCGGCGGTCTTCGCCGTGCCGTGCTTGTGGATGCATTTGTCGATGATCTGGCCGAGCTGCTTTTTGCCGACCAGAAAATCGATTTCGAACAGGAACAGGTTTTCCGGTTTGGAACGGTCCACATACCCCAGATCCTGCGGGATCGGCTGGTTGAAAATAATGCGGCCGACCGTCGAATCCACCAAGCGGGATACCTGTTTTCCGTCGATTTCCAAAAAGCGGCGGACCTTGACCTTCGCCTGCAGACTGACGACCCCTGTCTCATAGGCCATCAGGGCTTCCTTGACGTCGCGGAAAATCTTCCCCTCGCCCTTCTCGCCGTCTTTATCCAAAGTCAGGTAATAGGAGCCGAGCACCATATCCTGGGTAGGAACGGTGACGGGGCGCCCGTCGGAAGGCTTCAGCAGGTTCCCGGCGGCGAGCATCAGGAAGCGCGCTTCTGCCTGCGCCTCGGCGGAAAGCGGAACGTGCACGGCCATCTGGTCGCCGTCGAAATCGGCGTTGTAGGCCGTGCAGGCCAGCGGATGCAGCTTTAAGGCGCGCCCCTCGACCAGCACCGGCTCAAACGCCTGAATGCCCAGCCTGTGCAGGGTCGGCGCGCGGTTCAACAGCACCGGGTGGTTTTTGATGACGACTTCGAGCGCGTCCCAGACCTCGGGCTTCGCGCGCTCGACCGCCTTTCTCGCCGCCTTGATATTTCCGGCTGCGCCGGTTTCCACAAGGCGCTTCATGACGAACGGCTTGAACAGCTCCAGCGCCATTTCCTTCGGCAGGCCGCACTGGTACATTTTCAGCTCCGGGCCGACGACGATGACCGAACGGCCGGAATAGTCGACGCGCTTGCCCAGAAGGTTCTGGCGGAAACGGCCCTGTTTGCCCTTGAGCATATCCGAAAGGGATTTCAGGGGGCGGTTGTTCGGGCCGGTGACCGGGCGGCCGCGGCGGCCGTTGTCGATCAGGGCATCCACCGCTTCCTGAAGCATGCGCTTCTCATTGCGCACGATGATATCCGGCGCGCCCAGCTCCAGCAGCCGTTTCAGGCGGTTGTTGCGGTTGATCACGCGGCGGTAAAGGTCGTTCAGGTCGGAAGTCGCGAACCGGCCGCCGTCGAGCTGCACCATCGGGCGCAGTTCCGGCGGGATGACCGGGATGCAGTCCAAGATCATCCATTCCGGGCGGTTCCCCGAAAGGCGGAACGCCTCGACCACTTCCAGCCGCTTCAGAACGCGCACGCGCTTCTGACCGGAAGCGTTCTCAAGCTCTTCCTTCAGCTCTTTCGATTCTTTGTCAAGGTCGATTTCGGCAAGCAGCTTTTTGATGGCCTCGGCTCCCATGCCGGCGTCAAAATCGTCCTCGTATTTTTCTCGCATGTCGCGGTATTCCTTTTCATTGAGCATCTGCTTTTTCTGCAGCTCGCGCACATTGCCGGGATCGGTTACGATATAAAGGGCAAAATACAGGACCTTCTCCAGCATGCGCGGGGAAATGTCGAGAATCAGGCCCATTCTGGATGGAATCCCCTTGAAATACCAGATATGAGAAACGGGGGCGGCAAGCTCAATGTGTCCCATGCGTTCGCGGCGCACCTTGGCGCGGGTGACTTCTACCCCGCAGCGCTCGCAGATCTTGCCCTTGTAGCGAATCCTCTTGTACTTTCCGCAATGGCATTCCCAGTCTTTGGTGGGCCCGAAGATTCTCTCGCAGAAAAGGCCGTCGCGCTCGGGCTTCAAGGTGCGGTAATTGATGGTTTCCGGTTTTTTGACTTCGCCGTGCGACCACTCGCGGATGGTTTCCGGAGAAGCAAGTCCGATTTTCATTGATTCAAATACGTTAAATTCCATTATGCAGCCCCCTACTATTCGATATCATCATGATCGCTGTCGTCGCTATCGGAATCACTGCCTGGATCGATGTTGGGATCGCTGTCAGGTTCGCCGTCCAAATTATCTTCATCCTCGTCATCCGAAAACAGGTCGGATTCTTCGGATTCTTCAAACAGGGAGTCATCCTCGTCCGGATCTTCCACGGTATAGCCGTCCAGGCTGTCCTCGGATGCGACGGAAGGCTCGTCGAGCGAATCGTCGGAAGGCGTGAAGCCGACGTCGTCCTCATCGTTGAAATCCTGCTTCAGGTCGATTTCCTGATCATCCTTGTCGAGCACCTTGACATCCAGCGCAAGGGCCTGAAGCTCCTTGATCAGGACCTTAAAGGATTCCGGCACGCCGGGCTTCGGGATGTTCTGGCCCTTGACGATCGCTTCATAGGTCTTTACGCGGCCGACGACATCGTCGGACTTGACGGTGAGGATCTCCTGAAGGGTGTAGGCGGCGCCGTAGGCTTCGAGCGCCCACACCTCCATCTCGCCGAAGCGCTGGCCGCCGAACTGGGCCTTGCCGCCCAAAGGCTGCTGCGTGACAAGGGAGTACGGCCCCGTGGAACGGGCGTGGATCTTATCGTCGACCAGATGATGCAGCTTCAGGTAGTACATATAGCCTACGGTGACAAGATTGTCGAACGGCTCTCCGGTGCGCCCGTCGATGAGCTGCACCTTTCCGTCCTCGCGCATTCCGGCCATCCGGAAGCATTCGCGGATATCGTCTTCATGCGCGCCGTCGAACACGGGGGTCATGATCTTCCACCCCAGCTTCTTCGCGGCCATGCCGAGATGGACCTCCAGCACCTGCCCGATGTTCATACGGGACGGGACGCCCAGGGGGTTCAGCACGATGTCGAGCGGCGTGCCGTCCGGCAGGAACGGCATATCCTCGATCGGCAGGATACGGGAAACGACGCCCTTGTTTCCATGGCGGCCGGCCATTTTGTCGCCGACCGAGACCTTGCGCTTCTGGGCGATATAGCAGCGGACCACCTTGTTGACGCCCGGGCTCAGCTCGTCGTGGCTGTTTTCGCGGGTGAAGACCTTGACATCCACCACGATGCCGTATTCGCCGTGGGGCACGCGCAGGGAAGTGTCGCGGACCTCCCGCGCCTTTTCCCCGAAGATGGCGCGCAGCAGGCGTTCCTCGGCAGTCAGCTCCGTTTCGCCCTTCGGCGTCACCTTGCCGACCAGGATATCGCCCGCGCGCACTTCGGCGCCGACGCGGATGATCCCGCTGTCGTCCAGATCGCCGAGCAGATCCTCGTTGACGTTCGGGATGTCGCGCGTGATCTCCTCCGGCCCGAGCTTGGTGTCCCTGGCTTCCGTTTCGTATTCTTCAATATGGATGGATGTATAAACATCATCCCTTACGATCTTTTCACTGATGAGGACGGCATCCTCGTAGTTGTAGCCCTCCCAGGTCATGAAGCCGATCAGCACGTTCTTGCCGAGGCTGATCTCTCCGTTGTGGGTGGCGGGGCCATCCGCGATCACTTCGCCGGCCCCGACGTGCTGCCCGCGGTCCACCACCGGCACCTGATTGATGCAGGTGCCCTGGTTGGAGCGCATGAACTTCGTGATATGGTAGGCGTCGATTTCCCCGGTGTCGTCGCGGGTCACGCGGATCTCATCCGCGCTGACGCTGCGCACGACGCCGGCGTTTTTGGCGAGCACGCAGACGCCGGAATCCACGCCGGCCTTGTATTCCATGCCGGTGCCAACGATCGGCGACTCCGTTTTCAGCAGCGGAACCGCCTGCCTCTGCATGTTGGAGCCCATCAGGGCGCGGTTCGCGTCGTCGTTTTCCAGGAACGGAATCATCGCGGTCGCGACGGAAACGACCATTCGGGGCGAAACATCCATATAATCGGCCTTGTCGCTCTCCACCTGAACGAATTCGTCGCGGTAGCGGCCGTTGATTTTCGGGTTGACGAAATGGCCTTCCTTGTCGAGCGGTTCGTTGGCCTGCGCCACAATATAATCGTCTTCCATGTCGGCGGTCATATACACGACGTCGGAAGTGACGCATCCGGTTTCCTTGTCCACGCGGCGGAACGGCGCTTCGACAAAGCCGTACTCGTTGATGCGCGCGAAGGTGGCCAGATAGGAGATCAGGCCGATGTTCGGGCCTTCCGGCGTCTCGATCGGGCACATGCGCCCGTAATGGCTGTAGTGGACGTCGCGCACCTCGAATCCGGCGCGGTCGCGCGAGAGCCCGCCGGGGCCGAGCGCGGAAAGGCGGCGCTTGTGCGTCAGCTCCGCGAGCGGGTTGGTCTGGTCCATAAACTGGGACAGCGGAGAGGAGCCGAAGAATTCCTTGATCGCCGCCACCACCGGACGGATGTTGATGAGCGAATGGGGCGTCAGAATTTCCAGATCCTGAGCCTGAAGTGTCATGCGTTCACGAATAACGCGCTCCAGACGGGAGAATCCTATTCTAAACTGGTTCTGCAGCAGCTCGCCGACCGAACGGATGCGGCGGTTGCCGAGATGGTCGATGTCGTCGGTATGGCCGAGGCCGACCGCAAGGCAGTTCATATAATTGATCGAGGCGAAAATATCGTCGATGATGATGTGCTTCGGGATCAGCTCGTCGATCCTGCTGCGGATGGCCTCCTTGAGCCCGTCGTCGTCGGAGCTGGAATCGAGGATTTCCGCGAGGACGCTGAAGCGGACCCGCTCGTTGACGCCGCATTCATCCTTGGCGTCGAACCCCACGAACTTGCTGATGTCGACCATGCCGTTCGAGATGACCTTCACCTCGCGCTCCCCGACGCGCACAAAAGCGACGGAAACGCCGGCGTCGTCGATTTCCACGGCCTTTTTGTGGGAAACGACCTCCCCCGCCTCCGCCATCAGCTCGCCGGTCATCGGGTTGACGATGGGGCGCGACAGCTCCTGGTCGGTGATGCGGCCGGCCAGACTCAGCTTTTTGTTGTATTTATAACGGCCCACGCGCGAAAGATCATAGCGGCGGGAATCGAAAAACAATCCGTTGATGTGGGACTGAGCGCTTTCAATGGTGGGGGGTTCACTCGGCCTTAATTTGCGGTAAACCTCGAACAGAGCCTCTTCGGTATTTTTGCAGGGGTCCTTTTCAATGGTTGCAAGAATGCGGTCGTCATCCCCGAAATATTCCCGGATGTCCTCATCGGTGCTCAGGCCGAGCGCGCGGATGAAAACGGTGACCGGCAGTTTCCGGTTCTTGTCGATGCGGACGTAAAAAACATCGTTGGCGTCGTTCTCATATTCGAGCCAGGCGCCCCGGTTCGGGATGACCGTGCAGCTGAACAGCTCCTTTCCGGTTTTGTCATATTCCATTTTATAATAAACACCGGGTGAACGAACCAGCTGGGAAACAATCACGCGTTCCGCGCCGTTGATGATGAACGTGCCGCTGTCCGTCATCAGCGGAAAATCGCCCATGAAAACCTCGGATTCCTTGATCTCGCCGCTTTCCTTATTCAAAAGGCGGGCGGTCACCCGCAGGGCGGCGGCATAGGTGGTGTCGCGTTCCTTACATTCCTCCACACTGTAATTCGGCTTGTCATCCAGTTTATAGTCAACAAAATCGAGCACCAGGTTCCCGGTGTAATCCGTAATGCCGGAAACGTCTTTAAAAACCTCTTTCAGCCCTTCGTCAAGAAACCATTGATAGGAATTCTTCTGCACCTCAATCAAGTTTGGCATGTCCAAAACTTCATCGATCCGCGCAAAGCTCATTCGGGTGCTCTTGCCTAACTGTACCGGTTTGACATTCACCATTGGCTCAATCACTCCATTCATATATTTAACCATCTTTTTAAGATAAACAAACAGTCAATGAAGGCTCACACCACCGTTTCTGCAAAATTTTTCAAGTAGCTCTTGCCTTTTTTATCAATTCGTGATAGAATAAATCTAATCAGGGAAGAGTATATGTTTCCATGATGATGCAGTATATTAGTTTATTACAATATCTAAAATTTGTCAAGCTTTTTTGCAAAAAAAGTATGCCATCCCGCGATACGGGATGGATTTTTTTGTTTTTCACCCTGTAAAAACGGAAAAATCCGCGGTTTCAAACGGCTGCAGGCCGCAAAAAGATGGCAGACACTTTTGTGTCTGCCATCTTTATTATGTACATATTCCGTCCCCGCCCTATTTCCCCAATTTCTCCGTCTCCCCCGGCAAATTGGAAAAGGTATAGGAATCCAGCTTATCCCGCACCACAAGGGAGATTTCCTCGTAAATCCGGTGAAACCGGCAGGCCGTGTGGGTGCAGTAATATTCATCCTGCTGGCACCGGCTGATCATATAGGGCCCCTCGACGGATTCGATGACCTCGCGCAGGGTGATTTCTCCCCCGGGGCGAGCCAGCATATATCCCCCGTGGGCTCCCTTATACGACTTCACCAGACTGTCGGCCACCAGTTTGCGCAGAATTTTCAGCGCAAACCGAAGGGGCACGTGCGTTTCCTCGGAAATACTTCTCGCATCGACCTTTTTGTCGGACTGTGCGAGCATATCGACGATCCTCACCGCATAATCCGCTTCTAATGTCATATGCATGCTGCATGCTCCTCACTAAAATCAATCCAGAAAATCCTTCAGCTTCTTGCTGCGGCTCGGATGGCGCAGCTTGCGCAGGGCCTTCGCCTCGATCTGGCGGATCCGCTCCCTGGTGACGTTGAATTCCTTGCCGACTTCCTCCAGCGTGCGGGAGCGGCCGTCCTCCAGCCCGAACCGCAGGCGCAGCACCTTTTCCTCCCTCGGGGTCAGCGTATCCAGCACCTCCCCGAGCTGTTCCTTTAAAAGGGTGTGGGAGGCGGCATCCGCGGGAGCGGGGGCTTCGTCATCCGGGATAAAATCTCCCAGATGGCTGTCCTCCTCCTCGCCGATCGGGGTTTCCAGCGAAACGGGCTCCTGCGCGACGCGCATGATCTCGCGCACCTTATCCACCGGCATGTCGAGCTCCGCGGAAATTTCGTCCGCGGTGGGCTCGTGGCCGTTGGTGTGAAGAAGCTGGCTGGAAACCTTTTTCACCTTGTTGATCGTTTCCACCATATGCACGGGGATGCGGATGGTGCGCGCCTGATCCGCGATGGCCCGGGTGATTGCCTGACGAATCCACCACGTGGCGTAGGTGGAAAATTTAAAGCCCTTGGTGTAATCGAATTTTTCCACGGCCTTGATCAGCCCGAGGTTCCCCTCCTGAATCAGGTCGAGGAACTGCATGCCGCGCCCCAGGTAGCGTTTCGCGATGCTGACCACCAGGCGCAGGTTCGCTTCGGAAAGGCGCTTTTTCGCCGCTTCATCCCCTTCGGAAATCCGGATGGCAAGGTCGATCTCCTCTTCGGGGGAAAGCAGCGGAACGCGGCCGATCTCCTTTAAATAGACCTTGACCGGATCGTCGATCGCGATCCCCTCGCTGCTCAGCGAGGACTCCACATCCTCGCTCTCGTCGCCCGGAGTTGTGATATCAAGGTCTTCCAAAGGCAGGTTCGCAAAGTCTTCGATGATCTCGACCCCCTGTGCTTCCAGCGTATCGTAAAATTTTTCGATCTGTTCCGGCTCAAAATCGAGTTCGCCCAGAGCATCCAGAATCTCCTTTGTGGAAAGCTGCCCCTTGCTTTTTCCAAGCTCGATCAAATCCCTGATAACCGTCTTCTTATCCGGCGTTTCCATAACCGATTTCCCCCTATTTTTTCTGCTCCTTCAGCCGCTCGAGATATTCCCTGATATCCTGCGGCTGAGCAGAGCCTGCGCTCTGCACCTTCATTTTACCGTTTTCCTGTAAAATGACGTCAATATATTCCCCGGCATCCTGCGCAGTTACAGCGACCTGATGATATTGTGCCAGCATTTTTGCCACAGCGGCGATTTCATCGACGGAAAACTCTTCCGAAAGGTCTGTAAGGCTGCACGCCTTGCCGTTCTTAATTTTCCCAAGAATTACTTGATATACACGGCGGTTGAAAGCCGTGATGAATTTTTCGGCGGGCAGGGCCGCCGAAACGCGCCCGGCGGCGTCCGGATGCTGAAAAAGATAGACGATCAGCCCCTCCTCCGCATTGGCCGCCCGCAGGTGATCCTTTTTTTCCGGATTCACCGTGTCGCGGTAGCCGGCGGTCTGCTGCGCAAACGCGCGGAATTCCTTCTTGTTTTTGATCTGCATCCTCTTTCTGCTCTTTTTGTCCGCCTGAAGGAGGATGGCGCTCCGGTCCACCCCGGTTTCCTCGGCGAGCCGCCCGGCGTAAACCTCCTGCTCCACACGGTTTTCCAGCGTGGCCAGAACATCGGCCGCCCCGGAAAGATACGCGATCTTTCCATCCGGCGTCTTCATGTCGCACTGCGACCGGATCTTCTGAAGGCGGTATTCCACATCGTTCCCGCTCGCTTCCAGAAGCTGGCGGAACCGGGCGGGGCCCTGCTCCCCCAGAGACTTTATGTACTCGTCCGGGTCTTTTCCCCCGATGATGCGGATCACCCGGACGTTCAGCCCCACGCCGCGCAGGATGGGGATCGCGCGGGCCGTGGCTTTCTGCCCGGCCTCGTCGGCATCGTAAGAGAGAAAGACCTCCCCGGTGTAGCGCGCCATCAGACGGGCCTGCTCCACCGTAAGCGCGGTTCCCAGCGTCGCGATCGCGTTGGTGAAGCCGGCCTGATGGAGCGCGATGACATCCATGTAGCCTTCCGCCAGGATCAGCCCGCCGCCCGCGCTGTTCTTCGCGAAGTTCATCGCGAACAGGCCGTTGCTTTTGCGGAAGACCGGCGTGTCGGAGGTATTGAGATATTTCGGCTTGCCATCCCCCAGAATCCTGCCGCCGAACGCGATCACGTTGCCGCGCAGGTCGATAATCGGGTACATGACGCGGGAAAAGAAACGGTCCACCGGCCTTCCCGTGGAAGAGCGGAACGCGACGTTCGCCTGGATCATCTCTTCCGGATGGAACCCCTT
This window of the Ruminococcaceae bacterium BL-6 genome carries:
- the dnaG gene encoding DNA primase: MALPEGFMQELKSRSDIADIVSSYVSLRRRGRNLVGLCPFHSEKTPSFNLYPETGSFYCFGCGAGGDVITFVRRIENLDYMEAIRFLAQRAGLQVPENEADSGLSRLKARILEINREAARFYHQILISEQGKPGMDYLLGRGVTPKTIRHFGLGFAPPSRFELVDYLSRKGFHPEEMIQANVAFRSSTGRPVDRFFSRVMYPIIDLRGNVIAFGGRILGDGKPKYLNTSDTPVFRKSNGLFAMNFAKNSAGGGLILAEGYMDVIALHQAGFTNAIATLGTALTVEQARLMARYTGEVFLSYDADEAGQKATARAIPILRGVGLNVRVIRIIGGKDPDEYIKSLGEQGPARFRQLLEASGNDVEYRLQKIRSQCDMKTPDGKIAYLSGAADVLATLENRVEQEVYAGRLAEETGVDRSAILLQADKKSRKRMQIKNKKEFRAFAQQTAGYRDTVNPEKKDHLRAANAEEGLIVYLFQHPDAAGRVSAALPAEKFITAFNRRVYQVILGKIKNGKACSLTDLSEEFSVDEIAAVAKMLAQYHQVAVTAQDAGEYIDVILQENGKMKVQSAGSAQPQDIREYLERLKEQKK